From a single Mycosarcoma maydis chromosome 2, whole genome shotgun sequence genomic region:
- a CDS encoding uncharacterized protein (related to BZZ1 - Myo3/5p-Bee1p-Vrp1p actin assembly complex component) has translation MSDSAANFGHQLPDQLPTIAAALSAQLALENDVASFLAERAALEREYAAKLQSLIRKYRDKKAKKDQDISVGPTPTIEWKHTQSTLGTHITNIYSVNDATAADHSNLASVLDQLSNKMNTSTKSREELRRKHTVYASKLLSDRERMYSDKDKAKSKYDELCRELDSQRQKREKAAAGDRHADRAAKAFQSAEMDMWNGKNSYLIQIAVSNRAKERFYRTDLPAVQNSLQSLWVLSTRHFVACTSQAQAAVAAHHESVAKKHRDLEAKAAHVDPTQDQMLFVEHNQQRWQEPSGWSFEPCVGFFDTSEMSTEPSAVTFLQNRLMRCRSRIAELEPLLIAKAKEVDGLHNLCDAYQKQPDLGNPDEVMDNLFEATRTLYGFEIELHDLEAEVDTIIANIGENQGQARPHRFKPASFGIPTTCHFCRDKIWGLSKQGSVCKPCGYTVHQKCEMKVPAECKAAPGGGVAAGTDSPRASVSLSRSNRSSAIFDGKLDRSASTEGASASSKLSSALTGSDSSTQSPVGKVIYDFEASSPFELSVIEGEQVELLEDDVEGTGWIQVRAGAGREGLVPTSYCEFENAATGAMAALQDVGYKGGQGSTVAAQGCGRFVKALYEYAAQGDDEHSLATNEQLELSAVGMSYADGWCQVVKDGRTGIVPSNYVEQV, from the coding sequence ATGAGCGACTCAGCTGCTAACTTTGGTCATCAATTACCGGACCAACTGCCGACCATCGCTGCAGCTCTCTCGGCGCAGCTGGCTTTGGAGAACGATGTAGCCTCTTTTCTAGCGGAGCGCGCCGCTCTCGAACGCGAATATGCCGCCAAACTTCAATCACTCATCCGCAAGTATCGCGACAAGAAAGCCAAGAAGGACCAGGACATCTCGGTCGGTCCTACACCAACCATCGAATGGAAGCATACCCAATCCACTCTAGGAACTCACATCACAAATATTTACTCAGTCAACGATGCTACTGCCGCCGACCACAGCAACCTCGCTTCCGTACTCGATCAACTCTCGAACAAGATGAACACGAGCACCAAGTCGCGCGAGGAGCTTCGCCGCAAACACACCGTCTATGCCAGCAAGCTCCTCTCGGACCGCGAAAGAATGTATtcggacaaggacaaggcaAAGTCGAAGTACGATGAGCTCTGTCGAGAGCTTGACTCACAAAGACAGAAACGTGAAAAGGCAGCTGCAGGAGACCGACATGCGGATCGTGCTGCCAAGGCCTTCCAATctgccgagatggacatGTGGAATGGCAAGAACAGCTATCTCATTCAGATTGCCGTCTCCAACCGTGCTAAAGAGCGTTTCTACCGCACCGATTTACCTGCTGTACAGAACAGCTTGCAATCTCTATGGGTGCTGTCAACTCGTCATTTCGTCGCGTGTACCTCTCAAGCGCAGGCCGCTGTAGCTGCCCACCACGAATCGGTAGCCAAGAAGCATCGTGACTTGGAAGCGAAAGCAGCACATGTCGACCCTACACAAGATCAGAtgctcttcgtcgagcacaaCCAACAACGATGGCAAGAACCCAGTGGATGGTCATTCGAGCCGTGCGTCGGGTTCTTTGATACATCTGAAATGTCGACAGAACCTTCTGCTGTCACATTCTTGCAGAATCGACTGATGCGTTGCAGGAGCCGCATCGCCGAACTCGAGCCTCTGCTTATAGCAAAGGCAAAGGAGGTCGACGGGCTCCACAACCTGTGCGATGCCTACCAGAAGCAACCAGACCTTGGCAATCCAGATGAGGTGATGGACAATCTCTTTGAAGCCACACGCACACTTTACGGATTTGAAATCGAGCTGCACGATTTGGAGGCCGAAGTGGACACTATTATCGCCAACATCGGCGAAAATCAAGGGCAAGCACGGCCGCATCGCTTCAAGCCAGCTTCATTCGGCATTCCCACCACGTGCCACTTTTGCCGAGACAAGATTTGGGGACTTTCCAAACAGGGCTCGGTATGTAAGCCATGCGGCTACACAGTGCATCAAAAGTGCGAGATGAAGGTGCCAGCAGAGTGCAAAGCGGCTCCAGGTGGCGGAGTGGCGGCAGGCACCGACTCTCCACGTGCTTCTGTTtcgttgagcagatcgaatCGCTCTAGTGCCATATTCGATGGAAAGCTGGACAGGAGCGCCAGCACGGAAGGAGCATCAGCCTCATCAAAGCTTTCTTCGGCTCTGACAGGATCGGACAGCAGCACACAAAGTCCCGTCGGCAAAGTCATATACGATTTCGAGGCGTCTAGTCCATTCGAACTGAGCGTAATCGAGGGCGAGCAGGTCGAATTGCTCGAGGACGACGTCGAAGGCACGGGCTGGATCCAGGTTCGTGCAGGCGCAGGCAGAGAAGGTCTTGTGCCTACATCATATTGCGAGTTTGAAAATGCCGCCACTGGGGCAATGGCGGCATTGCAGGACGTTGGATACAAAGGCGGCCAGGGATCAACAGTGGCAGCTCAAGGATGTGGTCGATTCGTCAAGGCGCTGTACGAATATGCGGCACAAGGGGACGACGAGCACTCACTCGCGACCAACGAGCAACTCGAGCTATCTGCCGTCGGGATGAGCTATGCAGATGGATGGTGTCAAGTCGTCAAAGATGGCCGCACGGGGATCGTGCCGTCCAACTACGTAGAGCAGGTCTAG
- a CDS encoding uncharacterized protein (related to Smad nuclear interacting protein 1), which produces MQATSSKGEESCRKDRRSSSPLRESSPSHSSRRDRDRHSYERRERKSHSHRQDRDRVARENRHGHKSSRHREAEGDSPQLGSSSHRHRTDQGRDSKRRRPQPDDSERRSSYKAGSSMDPQNTHQARSHRTSPCHQTRDSRDSVRDRDERKHRHSSSRMRSPLPQATSSSDRIPPRPSSPPVPATTEPFAEEDAENDAPNFAPSGLLAAESNTHNGIVLKYHEPPEAHKPKTAWRLYCFKDGKEQHVLHLGAQSAYLLGRDRTVVDIPLDHESCSKQHAVLQFRQTITTNDFGDKKKRIQPYLIDLESINGSYVNDKEIPTSRYYQLRTGDTLTFGASTREYVLLDESSA; this is translated from the coding sequence ATGCAGGCAACCAGCTCGAAGGGCGAAGAGTCTTGCCGAAAAGACAGGAGGTCCTCATCGCCGCTTCGCGAATCAAGTCCGTCACATAGCAGCAGACGAGACAGGGACCGTCATAGCTATGAGCGTCGAGAGAGAAAGTCACATTCACACAGGCAAGACCGCGATAGAGTTGCACGTGAGAACAGGCATGGTCACAAGTCAAGCAGGCATAGAGAAGCTGAAGGGGACAGTCCACAGTTGGGGTCCAGCTCACATCGACACCGCACAGACCAAGGCAGAGACAGCAAGAGGCGTCGACCACAACCTGACGACAGCGAACGGCGTTCTTCATACAAAGCAGGGAGCTCCATGGACCCACAAAACACCCACCAAGCGCGCAGCCACCGCACTTCACCCTGTCATCAGACTAGGGATTCAAGAGACTCCGTTCGCGATCGCGACGAGCGTAAACACCGACATTCttcatcacgaatgcgatCACCGTTGCCACAAGCGACTAGCTCAAGCGATCGCATACCGCCACGCCCATCTTCGCCACCTGTCCCTGCGACCACAGAGCCATTTGCAGAAGAAGATGCAGAGAACGACGCTCCTAACTTTGCTCCCTCGGGACTGCTTGCGGCTGAATCCAACACGCACAATGGAATCGTGCTCAAGTACCATGAACCGCCAGAAGCACACAAGCCCAAAACTGCGTGGCGCCTGTATTGCTTCAAAGACGGTAAGGAGCAACATGTGCTCCATCTTGGTGCTCAGTCTGCTTATCTGCTTGGACGCGATCGAACTGTTGTCGACATACCACTTGACCACGAGTCGTGCTCCAAACAACACGCCGTTCTGCAGTTTCGTCAGACCATCACAACCAACGATTTTGgagacaagaagaagcgcatccaACCCTACTTGATCGACCTGGAGTCGATTAACGGTTCATATGTCAACGACAAAGAGATTCCCACCTCCAGATACTACCAGCTCAGGACAGGGGATACGCTCACATTTggcgcaagcacaagaGAGTacgtcttgctcgacgagtcTTCGGCGTGA
- a CDS encoding succinate dehydrogenase iron-sulfur protein subunit SDH2, with protein MSLFNVSNGLRTALRPSVASSSRVAAFSTTAAARLATPTSDNVGSSGKPQHLKQFKIYRWNPDKPSEKPRLQSYTLDLNQTGPMVLDALIKIKNEIDPTLTFRRSCREGICGSCAMNIDGVNTLACLCRIDKQNDTKIYPLPHMYIVKDLVPDLTQFYKQYRSIEPFLKSNNTPSEGEHLQSPEERRRLDGLYECILCACCSTSCPSYWWNQDEYLGPAVLMQAYRWMADSRDDFGEERRQKLENTFSLYRCHTIMNCSRTCPKNLNPGKAIAQIKKDMAVGAPKASERPIMASS; from the coding sequence ATGTCGCTATTCAACGTCAGCAACGGTCTTCGTACCGCTCTCCGACCTTCTGTTGCCAGCTCTTCGCGCGTTGCTGCCTTTTCCACAACCGCCGCTGCCCGTCTCGCCACACCCACCTCTGACAACGTTGGCAGTTCGGGCAAGCCTCAGCACTTGAAGCAGTTCAAGATCTACCGATGGAACCCTGACAAGCCCTCGGAGAAGCCTCGTCTGCAGTCGTACACACTGGACCTCAACCAGACCGGTCCAATGGTTCTCGACGCGCTCATCAAAATCAAGAACGAAATTGACCCTACGCTCACCTTCCGTCGCTCGTGCCGTGAGGGTATCTGCGGTTCGTGCGCTATGAATATTGACGGTGTCAACACCCTCGCCTGCCTCTGCCGgatcgacaagcagaaTGACACCAAGATCTACCCCTTGCCGCACATGTACATTGTCAAGGACCTCGTGCCAGACTTGACCCAGTTCTACAAGCAGTACCGATCCATCGAGCCTTTCCTCAAGTCCAACAACACCCCTTCTGAGGGTGAACATCTTCAGTCGCCCGAGGAGCGTCGTCGACTCGACGGTCTGTACGAGTGCATTCTGTGCGCGTGCTGCTCCACATCCTGCCCCTCTTACTGGTGGAATCAGGACGAGTACCTTGGCCCCGCCGTGCTCATGCAGGCGTACCGATGGATGGCCGACTCGCGTGACGACTTTGGTGAGGAGCGAAGACAGAAGCTCGAGAACACCTTTTCGCTCTACCGATGCCACACCATCATGAACTGCTCCAGGACCTGCCCCAAGAACCTCAACCCTGGTAAGGCAATTGCACagatcaagaaggacaTGGCCGTCGGCGCACCCAAGGCTTCCGAGCGCCCTATCATGGCTTCGTCGTAA